The Paenibacillus dendritiformis region AGAAGTATGCTCGTTGCAGAACTTGCAGAATTTCTTCAACTCAATGCGGTCTGGGTGATTGCGCTTGTTCTTTGTCGTCGTGTAGTTGCGTTGTTTGCAGCTCGTGCAAGCCATCGTAATAATTACCCGCATGTAGTACACCTCCTGAAGACACCTTATTGTGATAAGAAGCGTCGAAATTATAGTCTAACGAATACGGATACGCCCTCCTGCCCGATGACAGGGAGCTTCCGTTCCCGCAAGC contains the following coding sequences:
- the rpmG gene encoding 50S ribosomal protein L33; translation: MRVIITMACTSCKQRNYTTTKNKRNHPDRIELKKFCKFCNEHTSHRETR